The genomic window CGACCACCCCCCGAGTAGTGGCACCCGAGACTCTTTGGAGTCTCACTGACCCATACCTTTTCAGACAAACGCCGGGTACGCTCTGGCGGAGGGAAATGTGATGCTCGTTCCCTACTGGAGCCGGTGTCCTACTCACTTTTTATTCCAATCCGCGAACAATTGCGAGACAACGTCTTTATCCGTGGGACACAATTGTCTCTCCCGCCCGTGCCAACGAGCAGGCCGGGTGCCCTACAGCAAACCGATATCGCCAGGGAACCATAGCTCATCTCGCCACAAGAGTCAACCCCCACCACGGACCCGCCAACACATGACAAGCCCTCCGCCTCGCCCAGGAGCACTGCCCCCGGTGCGACGGAGGAAAGGAGTCACTCAAGACGTTGGTCTTTTTCCTACCTGGCGCAGCAAGCAGTGACATGAACCCGCATACCTGCCCACGCTCCAATCACCGATCAAGGGAAGCATAATTCCCGGTCAAAGGAACCCCTCGCCTCTACCGTGGATGGGCCGCAGCGCGGCAAATGGACGCCCCCGTCTATCATCCCCGCGATAAGGCCGGACAGGACCCGCCCCTGCCTCAGACCCCAAGAGACGAGCCGACTGCTTCTGGCCAAAAGCCCTAGAACAAAAGCTCCCCCTTTCGTGTAGCAAAAGGGGGAGCGCTGCGCTTGTCTTGTACCAACGGCCTCGGCGGCTGCCGGCTATTGTGAGCCTGAGCAAGCCCGTAGCCAAAAGGGCAGAAACTGAACCGCTCTTGTCCTGGCCCCGGTCGGGACTCGGCTCAGCCCCAGCACATAGCCATCGTGCCTGAGCACGGGCCGATTGGCCTCACCACCGGCAGCCTCCATCCCCCGTGGCCATAATAGCACGGAGGGACAAAGTGTCCTCGCTCCCTCGTACAGCAACCCAGGCCGCCGCCTACCACACAAAGCATGGAGCACTAGCTCCTCTTGCAAAGGCCCGTCCCGCTCCCCGGACCGAGACGGGCCCTGAAAGTTTACCCTGTCTCACTCCTCCCTGGAGGACTTTCGCACTTCATCTTGCCCCAACCGGCGCCCCTCGCCCTGGCTGTTTTGTCCCTCCGGATGCGACCATTGCCCCGGCTGCATCAGCCCATCTTGATGCAGCTGCACCTTCAGTCTTTCCTCCTCAAACATCCTCTCTATGTTCTCCCGCAGCTCCGGATACAGGGTGGGGTCCTCCTCGCCCACTGCCGTCTCCTCCAGCCGTTGCCCCTCATAACCTTTCCTCTTTGCCACGACCCGGTAGGAAAAAGAGGCATTGCTCGTCCCACCCTGCAGCTCAAAGACGTCGAACCCGGTGGTGGAGGTCTTCACGTAAGTCCCTCTGCAGTCATCCCTGAGCTGGATGAAGACCTTCATCGGATGCTCAGCATTGATGGTTACCGTCTCCAAAAAGAGCGGGTCAAGTTCCACGTGGGCCCTCCCATTGACCAGCTGTCCCTCGCCAAAGTCCTCAAACCACACCTCCGGGCTCTCGATGACGCTCATGAGCCTGTGCCCGCGGGAGGTCCTCAACACGGCGCTCTTGTTACCGGAGGCAACGAGATCGCCCGCCGCGTATACCGCAGCACCGCTGCCGCCGGCGGCCTCTTGAGCATACACGCCATAGTGCACGCCGGTGCCCGCAGGCAAAGCAGTAAAGTAGGCACCGTAGACGTCGCCCGAGGAGGTGTTCTCGCCATAGGCATAGGCCCCGTAGACCGGGGCGCTTGCGGCACCATACGCCACCCCTACCACACCGTAGTGGTCACCCGTGCCCTCTGAAGAAGCCAAAAATCTGCCACCGTAAACCCGTGCCGAGCCGTAGTTTGTGCCGAAGCCGTGGACTCCGCAGACCCGGCCGGTTGAGGCACCGTACCCTTCCGCCCTTACACCATAGTGCATACCCGTGCCCTCCTCCGAAGTGACGAAATAGCCACCGTGGGCCTCGCCCGAGGAGACGTTGCTGCCATAGCCGTAAACCCCGAAGACATAGGCGTTTGAGGCACCAAGCCCTCCCCCCTCCACACCGCAGTGGATACCCGTGCCCTCTGGAGTAGTCTGAAAAAAGCCACCGAAGGCGCGGCCCGAGGAGGTGTTATGGCCGATGCCCCTGACGCCAAACGCACCGGCGCTCGAGGCACTACCCGCTCTCCCCTCCACACCGTAGTGATCGCCCGTGCCCTCCAAAGAAGTTTCAAATATGCCACCGCGGGCAAGGCCAGATGAGGTGTTTTCCCCATAGCCGTACACCCCACAAGCCGCCGTTGTTGTTCCACCACCTTGGAGCTTGAGGGCAGTTATCGTCGTTGAGGTGTCGATGTCGTTACCCTTGATTGTGCCATCCTGGATCATTGCACTGGTCACGGTAATGACATCTGACCCGCCCTGGTTGTGGGTGCTTGAATGCGGCCCCGGAGGCAGACCCGGCGGCAGCACTGTCGCAGGAAACTTTCCGTCCGCCCCTAAGGGAAAGAGCGAGTTGGCGGTCGGTGTAGCGCTGGCCGCAATGCCGTTGACTCTCTCAGCGTTCGCACTCCGCAAGCTATATGGAACACCTGTCAATGCTATCCTTGGAGTGAGCTCCGAATCACCCCCCACCGTCACCCCAAGCCAATAGGGCCTGTCAAAAGGAAGCGTTAGGGGGCTGAAACTGCCGAGAATCACATTGAAGATTCCCTTGCTCACCGCGACCGATTGCCCCTCCCACCATAGCACACTCCCTGCTGTGGCCACATCGTAGAGCCTGAAAGTAAGATAGTAGTTGCCGTCAGGCAGCACAGCACCCGTGGCATCGGTCAAGACCCCTTGGTAACTGACGGTCCGGGGAATCTGTCCCCAAGCGATTCCCCCCGTCGAAATCGCGACCAACGCCACACAAGGTGTCCAGAGAAAGAGTGTCCGTCTCATGACATTCTCCTCCATTCGCGCTTGCGCTTCCCAGCCGAAAAAGGTCAAACTTTTTTCGCCGCACTTCTGGCCCCGTTACCTCAGCAACAGGAGCCTCTTTGTTTGAGAAAATCCTCCACCCGAATCAGGCGAAGGATCCTTCGCGTGAAGGCGGTAGAAGTAGACCCCGGTAGACAGTCCCTCGGCATTGAAGACCACCTTGTACTCGCCTGGCTCAAGCTCCTTGTCCACCAGGGTTGCCACCTCTCTGCCCAGCACGTCCACTAGCACCAAGCTCACCGCCGAGCGCTTGGGAAGCGCAAAGCAAATGGTGGTGGCGGGATTGAAGGGATTGGGATAGTTCTGCTCCAGCCGGTACTCCTTGGGCAGAGTCTCTGCCGCTTGCTCCACGCTGGTGATGAGGCCGCCCGAGGCGTACCAGAACCCCGCCCCGTTGATGTGGCTCACGCCGCTCAGCACGCCGATGGCCGGCTGACCCACCGTGCTAACGATGCGGTAGCTGGCGTTGCCAATGGCGCCACCCCCACTGCCCACCACGCTCTGCGCCACTTGATACTGTGCGGCAGCATCGTGCTGCAAGATCAGAGCGGTGGCCAAAGCCATAACCATGGCGCCCATGGCCCCAGGTCCATTCCTTGTCTTCCGCCAGCTTCGCGGCGGACTCTTAGATGTGCTCTTCATCGGCAAATTCCTCCTCAACACTTTTCGCAGTTTGATTCCGAAGCCCATCAATTCCGGTGCCACAAATCCTCAATGGCCGCTTCCGGTTAGCCCGCCAACACCTCCTGGAGGGCTTCGCTCAGAAAAGCAAAGGCCTGGGTGTAAGATACCCTTTGGCATCATACACTCAGGCCTCTGCCTCAGCAGTCGCCACGCCCCGCGCCTGCTGTGCTGCCCTAACCGTCCAGACACCAGGCACCGCAGGATCGCCCCACGGTTCTTTGTGAACGCAGGCCTCACTGCTTCTTCACCTCGGGCGTTCAGGCCCTCGCCCTCCGCCCGGCTGAACCAGTTGGGAGGTCCGTAAGTCAGTAGTGGAACGACCCGCGGTCCACTGGGTGGGAGTTAGGTTCGCCGCCCATGGCGTAGCTCTTCCCCCGAGCCTGACCCAATTTAAGAACACCAGGCGGAAAAGTCAAGTTTTTTTTGTCCGAGAGTTACTTTTGCCGCGGGTCGCCGGGCAGCGAGCCCCTATTCCGGGCGAGGTCTTTTCACACTCTGGGGCGGCGCGCAAAGCCAACCACCAAAGGCAACAGTGCGAGTCCCTCGTCTGCCCACGTGACCTGCCTTGACGACATCCTACCACAAGCAC from candidate division KSB1 bacterium includes these protein-coding regions:
- a CDS encoding T9SS type A sorting domain-containing protein, with the translated sequence MKSTSKSPPRSWRKTRNGPGAMGAMVMALATALILQHDAAAQYQVAQSVVGSGGGAIGNASYRIVSTVGQPAIGVLSGVSHINGAGFWYASGGLITSVEQAAETLPKEYRLEQNYPNPFNPATTICFALPKRSAVSLVLVDVLGREVATLVDKELEPGEYKVVFNAEGLSTGVYFYRLHAKDPSPDSGGGFSQTKRLLLLR